Proteins found in one Nocardia brasiliensis ATCC 700358 genomic segment:
- a CDS encoding toxin-antitoxin system YwqK family antitoxin, protein MTGNEPIDVDDPDADMSNEYSQMFYRGERYTGEAVERDAAGTIIGLWTFVDGFEDGPSKSWYSDGAPKHTGMVVKNRPVGEWREWYPDGSLREVSVFDGPGKLVSRRKWDDKGELIDQIPRPGQG, encoded by the coding sequence ATGACCGGCAATGAACCGATCGATGTCGACGACCCCGACGCGGACATGTCCAATGAGTACAGCCAGATGTTCTACCGCGGGGAGCGGTACACCGGTGAGGCGGTCGAACGCGACGCCGCCGGGACGATCATCGGACTGTGGACGTTTGTGGACGGATTCGAAGACGGCCCGAGCAAGAGCTGGTATTCCGACGGCGCGCCCAAGCACACCGGCATGGTCGTCAAGAACAGGCCGGTCGGGGAGTGGCGCGAATGGTATCCGGACGGCAGTCTGCGGGAGGTCAGCGTCTTCGACGGGCCGGGCAAGCTGGTCTCGCGGCGGAAGTGGGACGACAAAGGCGAGCTGATCGACCAGATCCCACGGCCCGGTCAAGGATGA
- a CDS encoding YbaB/EbfC family nucleoid-associated protein produces the protein MTHDFSRGDVAGLMDEVQSQLRNIAQLQRQRTALVGKATVRGGRVTVSVNADGVVIDVKFGRNVEELEYADLARAVLQASQEAAADVMRQTQELMAPIQEDRARLPKLSDLVEGMPDVRSMMPTMDRAPQSKPDAPDRAAAAAADQGMTFDNVETVEQVIPKKPGVTDSGW, from the coding sequence GTGACACATGATTTTTCGCGCGGAGATGTCGCGGGGCTCATGGACGAGGTGCAGTCGCAGCTTCGGAACATCGCGCAGCTGCAACGCCAGCGCACCGCGCTCGTGGGCAAGGCCACGGTCCGGGGTGGCCGGGTCACCGTGTCGGTGAACGCCGACGGCGTGGTCATCGACGTCAAATTCGGCCGCAATGTGGAAGAGCTCGAATACGCGGATCTGGCCCGTGCGGTACTGCAAGCCTCACAGGAGGCGGCGGCGGACGTGATGCGGCAGACGCAGGAGCTGATGGCGCCCATTCAAGAGGACCGCGCCCGGCTGCCCAAACTGTCCGACCTGGTCGAAGGCATGCCGGACGTGCGCTCGATGATGCCGACGATGGACCGGGCTCCGCAGTCCAAGCCGGACGCACCCGATCGTGCCGCCGCCGCGGCGGCGGATCAGGGCATGACGTTCGACAATGTGGAAACCGTCGAGCAGGTCATACCGAAGAAGCCGGGGGTCACCGATTCCGGTTGGTAA